From Mercenaria mercenaria strain notata unplaced genomic scaffold, MADL_Memer_1 contig_4449, whole genome shotgun sequence, a single genomic window includes:
- the LOC128553886 gene encoding uncharacterized protein LOC128553886: MNWTLLVTVNNGYFDFFKNWIHFYRRFNFNYTLIVIAEDDIVFFKLQKLGGKLITLVRGRRNTSSEAVVFGSRAYGELASGRPSYMLRYLQNGVNIVYADLDAVWLRNPFPYFNGNFEIWMPSDGRPGNLCAGLMAIKSSKETITLMQEWKASLNKHPKGNQYAFNQVVKYSQVRLKTLDMNLFPSGKLYFKKFNDEQRRKVVIVHNNWIKGHPAKLQRFKTYKLWFS; encoded by the coding sequence ATGAATTGGACACTCTTAGTGACAGTTAACAATGgatattttgactttttcaaaaactggaTACATTTCTACAGAAGATTTAATTTTAACTATACGCTGATAGTCATAGCAGAAGAcgatattgttttctttaaactACAAAAACTTGGTGGAAAATTAATAACGCTTGTAAGAGGTCGGCGAAATACTTCGAGTGAGGCTGTTGTGTTTGGAAGTCGAGCGTATGGTGAGCTGGCATCTGGACGCCCTAGCTATATGCTTAGATACCTGCAAAATGGAGTAAATATTGTGTACGCAGATTTAGATGCTGTCTGGTTACGAAACCCTTTCCCTTACTTCAACGgaaactttgaaatttggatgccGTCTGACGGGCGGCCTGGGAATTTGTGTGCAGGATTGATGGCTATTAAAAGCAGCAAAGAAACTATAACGCTTATGCAGGAGTGGAAAGCTTCATTAAATAAACATCCTAAAGGTAACCAGTATGCATTCAATCAAGTTGTAAAATATTCACAAGTACGCTTAAAAACTCTAGATATGAACCTTTTTCCTTCgggaaaactatattttaaaaaattcaatgacGAGCAAAGAAGGAAAGTTGTAATCGTTCATAATAATTGGATTAAAGGTCATCCGGCAAAATTACAACGCTTCAAAACATATAAGCTGTGGTTCTCTTAG